ACATGTGATGTCACTGGACGATTTCAGCTGAAGCCTAGTATACGCAACTTCCTCGACTCACATCAGATTTCAGTCATCAGAAGAACTGGACACATGATATGTCTGGTAACATTACCAAGAATTGCTCTCGCGCGCTTCATGGAAATTTTGGAGCCTGAACTAATATCTTCCCCATGTCGACATATATCTAACCCTCATTCCGTGACACCTGTCTCCTGCTCTGAACCCTAATCAGCAAAAACCACATTACATCATACAAAATGAGCGGCATTCACAGGTTTCTTACTAGGCGCGAGCGAAATAGCAgagatggaaagaaggacGAGGTACAGTGCAGCCCAAGATCGCTTAGGGTTTCCATAAGTTTAGTTTCGCTAATATTGCTCTCTCTCAGTCTTCAAACATTCTTTCTCGTCCCCTTTTCCGTGGCTTCTTTTCGTCGACCCAAGCGCCAGTAGATGCAGACgagcaacagaagaaggtGAGAAAGGTAGCCTCTAAGTGCATAACTTGTGCAGGGGAGCTTATGAAAGCAGATCAAGCTCCTTGAGCGTCGCATTGCGCAGCTCGGTATCACCAATCTTAAAGAGGAACACTTCGGCTATGCCCTACAATCATCACATGCCCAAGGAGATGTAGACAGAGCGTTTGACTTGCTGCTACTTCTTGAGGACTCTATAGAAGGAATCATAAGGGGATATACGCCAAGTACGAAGCTCCTGGGAGCAGAGAACCGTCAAGGCGTCACCTGTTATTTAGACGCACTTCTTTTTGCGATGTTTGCTCGTTTAGATTGCTTCGAGGCTATTCTATACAAATCCTTCAATGACGAGCCTCGTCGAAAACTTGTCATACTGTTAAGGCTCTGGGTCAACATGCTGCGGTCAGGAAAACTTATAACAACGGATATTGTACGTGCCCTATTCCTTGTTACACTGCGATGGGAAGAGACGCTGACGGAATGTTTGAAGACCAAACACCTGCAGGATGCACTAGCTGAATGTGGCTGGGAAGATGCTGCCAGGTTACGCCAGCAGGATACGTCGGAAGCATTCACGTTTATTACAGGAACGCTGGAGTTGCCCCTCCTTACATTAAAAATGGACATCTATCatacaggaaaagaagatgcGAGCGATGACCACAAGTTTGTTAATGAAAGGTTATTAGAGGTTGCGATACCGGAGCCTCATGATGGAAGCACTGTCACACTCGAAGATTGTTTGGAGTCGTACTTCAACAATCGAATAGAAGTGAAACGACACCTTGAACGGCGTAACACTGTGGGATCCACTAAATCAGTAGACTCACTATCGAAGGGCTCCACGACGCACGTCGAGACAGTGGAAATTAGCCCATCCCCTTCGACATCCCCAACAGCCCTATCACCTCCTCGACTGGATGAAGTGACCCCAATTACATCAGTCACAGAATCAAGTGGCTCAAACACACCTAAGCCCAGACGAAACAGCATCGTCCAAGAACGCTTTATTCCTGGCCCAGAAGGCGATGGAAACGTGACATCTCAACGGAGAGGTTCATATCGGAAAGAAGTCATGATGCCCGCATGGCAGTTCTTTAGTTTGATACGTAAGACCTACTGTTACATTTCTTATACTCGTGGGTGCTAACGTCGATTTAGCTTGGTATACGGATAATACACCGACCAATGATGCACAGGTCGCAGCACATTTTTCGTCAAAACGACCATTACTCGGCATGTGCCTAAAGCGTTATTTTATGTCACCAAACGGTAAAGCCACCCGACTTAATACCTTCATTGATATACCAACAGAGATTGGACTACCCCATTTTATCCAAGATGATAATTTGGATGAAGAGGGTCCGATATACGGGAATTTCAAGCTGTCCTTACAGGCAATGATTTGCCATAGAGGCAACTCTGTTGACTCAGGACATTACATTGCTATTGTCAGGGGCACCAGTGCTGGTGCTCCCCCGACTAGCTCTCATAGCTCGGAGACAGCTTTTTCGGACACTCCCCAATATTGGATGCGATTCGATGACCTGGCCGCGGAGCGTGTGACTTTAGTTGATATCGAACGAGCTCTGAAGCACGAGTCGCcgtatcttctattttacCAAATCCTGCCGGTCAATGAAGATGCCGCGGCAGTCAACCTCCCAGACACGGCGCCTTCATCTGAAATGTCGGATGATGTTCAGGAATTAGATACTTCAGCAATAGCCCAGAAGTTAAGCACCTCGGGCAGTGATCTTCCTGAGAGTTGCCGTGCTGAGGGACTCCGCTCGAACAGGCCGAGCTTTGAGATCACCGCTCCGGATGATACAGAATTCCTAACACTGGAACCAAATCACAGAAAACATAGTGTGGCCTTCTCCGACGCAGTTGAGTCAAATGCCTCTGGAGGGCTTCAGGTACGAACTGTTCCACCGACGTCACCGAGGCTTGCCCCGAAAGACGATGATAGAGGGAGGAACTCCTTTTCGTTCTCTCGGCATACCTCAAGAAACCGGAGAAGCACGCCGGGCAGCCGTGCAGGAAGCCAAACGAGCGAAAGCAGAATTAGTGCTACATTTTCACGTTTTACTGGTAGACGCAGCAGGGATAAAGTCAATAGCGATGGCTTCTCGACTGAGGACGATGAGTTTGCCGTTGAGAATATGCCACCAGGCGAGGGGGCTATGTCAACAAGCAGTGAAAGCAACGAGAAAAGCCCTACACGCGGAAAGGAAAGCACCAAGAATAAAGGGAAGTCCAAGGAGAAGTCTAGGGAGAAGATTGGGCGAAAGCTGGAGCGGGAGTGCTCAATAATGTGAACGATGACTCTTTGACAGTTTCATGATTAATGCTTTCTCATGACCTCACGTTTCTAGAGGAAGGCACTTGATACCCAGCACTTGTCTTATTTTTTCCTTATCTCAGTCATGCAAGTTTGGGACGGTGTTACTATGTATAGACTACGAGCGAATACAATAGAAATAGATGGTAGGGGTGGGACTCTGTATGACAAGGAGTCTGTATGTGCATCGAACTTATCCGTGGCAAACTGGTCTACAGTAGGTAACTGGTTGTGCTATAATAATTGCTTCTCTGATGTAATAGAACAAGAATAGTGTATGCCTCAGGCAAGAAGAATCATGCCAAGGCATCAACAGCTGTCTAGCTTCCCCATCCCGCCCTATCGGTATCAATCGGTCAGTCGACAGCTTGACACAAGCTCCTCTAGCAACTCCTCAACCCTCGGGGAACCCGCTATGATATAGTGCCTTTTGTCACTACTAGCGCATCATGGCGCTGGATGCATCAAACGGTTATGTTGCTCCCAGCAACTTAACTGAAACCCCCGACTCCGCACTCTTCGATGTCCGACGTGTTCAGCTTCAGTTCCCTCTCGCTGCGGATTTCGTCGCTGCGCAAGTTGCGAACAATGTACTCATCCTGGCTCTTGCAACCAATCGTATTCTTAGAATAGACTTGGAAGCTCCCGAAGACATAGACGGTATGTGGTGCCTTGTGGCTTGCTGAATCTCGGAGTCCCCGCCTCGTTGCGATGTTAATTCGACCGTTTTAGACATCGACCTTCCAAAGAAGTCCTCGGAAATAGGAGTTATTCGTCGCATGTTCCTGGACCCTTCCGCATCCCACTTAATCATTACCACCACCCTTGGCGAGAACTACTATCTCCACACTCAGTCGAGGCAACCCAAGCCACTGTCGCGGTTGAAGGGAGTTTCAATTGAGAGCATCGCCTGGAACCCATCGCTTCCGACCGCTTCTACGAGGGACATACTTTTAGGCGCTACAGATGGCTATATATATGAGGCTTATATCGAACCCTCCACCGAGTTCTATCGCCGCGAGGAGAGATACGTCACCGCTGTGTATAAAGTGCCGGAGGCGTCGCCGGTGACAGGACTTTGGGCGGAGTTGGTTCAAACTCAGTCGGAGCAGAGGCGCGTGTTGATAGCGACACATGGCAAGTTAACGTATTTCCTAGGGCGGACAGGAAGacatggaagagaaggtggaggCTCCATATACACTGATCTCTTCCAACGAGAAACGCCCTTAGTGCATGAGGCCCAAAAGGCTTCAAACGCTGCGCCTTCAACCCTGGCCATATCACCAAGCGTTGCGGATGGTAATCCTGCAAAGGAGTTTGCGTGGCTTAGCTCCCAAGGTGTATATCATGGCCAGCTTCCATACTCTTCCGACAAAGTGAACCAACCGTTTGAGAGTGCGAATATGCTTCCGCGGTCATTTTTCCCAGCTACTGAATCTGCACGAGGAGGCAAAAG
This Aspergillus flavus chromosome 1, complete sequence DNA region includes the following protein-coding sequences:
- a CDS encoding ubiquitin carboxyl-terminal hydrolase-domain-containing protein, producing MSGIHRFLTRRERNSRDGKKDESSNILSRPLFRGFFSSTQAPVDADEQQKKIKLLERRIAQLGITNLKEEHFGYALQSSHAQGDVDRAFDLLLLLEDSIEGIIRGYTPSTKLLGAENRQGVTCYLDALLFAMFARLDCFEAILYKSFNDEPRRKLVILLRLWVNMLRSGKLITTDITKHLQDALAECGWEDAARLRQQDTSEAFTFITGTLELPLLTLKMDIYHTGKEDASDDHKFVNERLLEVAIPEPHDGSTVTLEDCLESYFNNRIEVKRHLERRNTVGSTKSVDSLSKGSTTHVETVEISPSPSTSPTALSPPRLDEVTPITSVTESSGSNTPKPRRNSIVQERFIPGPEGDGNVTSQRRGSYRKEVMMPAWQFFSLIPWYTDNTPTNDAQVAAHFSSKRPLLGMCLKRYFMSPNGKATRLNTFIDIPTEIGLPHFIQDDNLDEEGPIYGNFKLSLQAMICHRGNSVDSGHYIAIVRGTSAGAPPTSSHSSETAFSDTPQYWMRFDDLAAERVTLVDIERALKHESPYLLFYQILPVNEDAAAVNLPDTAPSSEMSDDVQELDTSAIAQKLSTSGSDLPESCRAEGLRSNRPSFEITAPDDTEFLTLEPNHRKHSVAFSDAVESNASGGLQVRTVPPTSPRLAPKDDDRGRNSFSFSRHTSRNRRSTPGSRAGSQTSESRISATFSRFTGRRSRDKVNSDGFSTEDDEFAVENMPPGEGAMSTSSESNEKSPTRGKESTKNKGKSKEKSREKIGRKLERECSIM